Proteins from a single region of Nocardiopsis dassonvillei subsp. dassonvillei DSM 43111:
- a CDS encoding 2-keto-3-deoxygluconate permease yields MRDDHGSLVPLYHWMNKIPGGAMLIPLVLGSVIGTFAPGALDIGSFTTALFKDSAMPLIALLIFATGTQVTLRTSGPVLATTGVVLLGKSVIPGLLIIALAAVTGPEGLLGVSILAMISAATNANGGLWLAITGQYGRARDRGAYIAGAVNDGPFFTLLFIGASGLGQIPLTTLLAAIIPFVLGVVVGNVDTQWRDVLKPVPGIVIPFFAFALGTGINLADVAQGGLTGILLGVVITLVTGGFVYLGYRFLLRRGKESGVGFAAGTASGNAVATPAIVAAADPSFAAYVGTATSQVAASVLVTALLAPLVTTWVLRRAGASPAEAEKEEQARAAASAAPAEAEEDNS; encoded by the coding sequence ATGCGCGACGACCACGGGTCCCTGGTGCCCCTCTACCACTGGATGAACAAGATCCCCGGCGGGGCGATGCTGATCCCCCTGGTCCTGGGATCGGTCATCGGAACCTTCGCCCCCGGGGCGCTGGACATCGGCAGCTTCACCACCGCGCTGTTCAAGGACAGCGCGATGCCCCTGATCGCCCTGCTGATCTTCGCCACCGGCACCCAGGTCACCCTCCGCACGAGCGGCCCCGTCCTGGCCACGACCGGTGTCGTGCTCCTGGGCAAGAGCGTCATCCCCGGCCTGCTGATCATCGCGCTCGCCGCGGTCACCGGCCCCGAAGGCCTCCTGGGCGTGTCGATCCTGGCGATGATCTCCGCCGCCACCAACGCCAACGGCGGGCTGTGGCTGGCCATCACCGGCCAGTACGGACGCGCCCGCGACCGCGGCGCCTACATCGCCGGAGCGGTCAACGACGGCCCCTTCTTCACGCTGCTGTTCATCGGCGCCTCGGGCCTGGGCCAGATCCCGCTGACGACCCTGCTCGCCGCGATCATCCCGTTCGTGCTCGGCGTCGTCGTGGGCAACGTGGACACCCAGTGGCGCGACGTGCTCAAGCCCGTGCCCGGCATCGTCATCCCGTTCTTCGCCTTCGCCCTCGGCACGGGGATCAACCTGGCCGACGTGGCCCAGGGCGGGCTGACCGGCATCCTGCTGGGCGTGGTCATCACCCTGGTCACCGGCGGGTTCGTCTACCTCGGTTACCGGTTCCTGCTGCGGCGCGGCAAGGAGTCCGGCGTCGGCTTCGCCGCCGGCACCGCCTCCGGCAACGCCGTGGCCACCCCGGCCATCGTCGCCGCGGCCGACCCGTCGTTCGCCGCCTACGTGGGCACCGCGACCTCCCAGGTCGCCGCGAGCGTCCTGGTCACCGCCCTGCTGGCCCCGCTGGTGACCACGTGGGTCCTGCGCCGGGCCGGGGCCTCGCCCGCCGAGGCCGAGAAGGAGGAGCAGGCCCGCGCCGCCGCTTCGGCCGCGCCCGCCGAGGCCGAGGAGGACAACTCGTGA
- a CDS encoding four-carbon acid sugar kinase family protein: MSTPEEPRVAVVADDLTGAGDTAVQFLRAGWSTELQLSPAPSTAEVVAVSTDSRALPAKRAAHAADETVRRLRGAGAARLYKKVDSTLRGPIRAEIDATLAAWSPGAVAVVCPAFPATGRTVRDGVLLVDGVEVHRTAVGRDPVTPVTESRIAVLLGAEHVRLTGGDARADAELLRAAGPVVVADAETEEDLDRLAAAVTALGPDAVPVGSAGLASRLARSWAEQEAPAPALVVVTSLHQTARGQVEELVADPRTRIEQPAPGDLADEEAWLSWTRGALERFDPSTAHTALVAPEDRDGQLDPAAVARRMGEFAAALAGRHELSGFVVTGGDGARALTRALEARAIALTGEVAPGIPIGTLSGGPRHGRAIVTKAGGFGSPTALLEAAEAVRHPKGRNA; encoded by the coding sequence GTGAGCACACCCGAAGAGCCCCGTGTGGCCGTGGTCGCCGACGACCTGACCGGCGCGGGCGACACCGCCGTGCAGTTCCTGCGCGCGGGGTGGAGCACCGAGCTCCAGCTCTCCCCGGCCCCCTCCACCGCCGAGGTGGTGGCGGTCAGCACCGACTCGCGGGCGCTGCCCGCGAAGCGGGCCGCCCACGCCGCCGACGAGACCGTCCGGCGCCTGCGCGGGGCGGGCGCGGCACGCCTGTACAAGAAGGTCGACTCCACCCTGCGCGGCCCCATCCGCGCGGAGATCGACGCGACGCTCGCGGCCTGGTCGCCCGGCGCGGTCGCCGTGGTCTGCCCGGCCTTCCCGGCCACGGGGCGCACGGTCCGCGACGGGGTCCTCCTGGTCGACGGGGTCGAGGTGCACCGCACCGCGGTCGGCCGCGACCCGGTCACCCCGGTGACCGAGAGCCGGATCGCCGTCCTGCTGGGCGCCGAGCACGTCCGGCTCACCGGCGGTGACGCCCGCGCCGACGCCGAACTGCTGCGCGCCGCCGGCCCGGTCGTCGTCGCGGACGCCGAGACCGAGGAGGACCTGGACCGCCTCGCGGCGGCCGTCACCGCCCTGGGGCCGGACGCCGTGCCGGTGGGCTCGGCCGGGCTCGCCTCCCGGCTGGCCCGCTCCTGGGCCGAGCAGGAGGCCCCGGCGCCCGCGCTGGTGGTCGTCACCTCGCTGCACCAGACCGCACGCGGCCAGGTGGAGGAGCTGGTGGCCGACCCGCGCACCCGCATCGAGCAGCCCGCGCCGGGCGACCTCGCCGACGAGGAGGCGTGGCTCTCCTGGACCCGCGGGGCGCTGGAGCGCTTCGACCCCTCGACGGCCCACACGGCGCTGGTGGCGCCCGAGGACCGCGACGGGCAGCTCGACCCGGCCGCCGTGGCCCGCCGCATGGGCGAGTTCGCCGCCGCGCTGGCCGGACGGCACGAGCTGTCCGGGTTCGTCGTCACCGGCGGCGACGGGGCGCGCGCCCTGACCCGGGCGCTGGAGGCCCGCGCCATCGCCCTGACCGGCGAGGTCGCGCCCGGCATCCCGATCGGCACGCTGTCCGGCGGGCCCCGGCACGGCCGCGCCATCGTCACCAAGGCCGGGGGATTCGGATCCCCCACCGCACTACTGGAGGCCGCCGAGGCGGTCCGCCACCCGAAAGGCAGGAACGCTTGA
- the pdxA gene encoding 4-hydroxythreonine-4-phosphate dehydrogenase PdxA — protein sequence MSRPTLAVTLGDVAGIGPEITAKALLHHPEVREYAKPVVVGDADALRNAVAAVGGDPEAVNTVASPAEAADEPGVIDVVQTGPSLGHVPPGELSAEAGDGAARFVIAAVDLAKRGLVEGIVTPPLNKAAMHLGGHAWPGHTELLAHEFGVKDYSLVLSADELSFFHLTTHVSLRQAIEGVTQERTLQVLRLMSAFARAQGSPDEPIGVAGLNPHAGENRLFGDEDADVLAPAIARAREEGINAHGPLPADALIPAAVKGKWKLVAVCYHDQGHAPFKAVYGDDGVNITAGLPVVRVSVDHGTAFDIAGRGIAREASLVLAIRRAAELAPGWGHVWQATRSEG from the coding sequence ATGAGCCGTCCCACACTGGCAGTCACCCTGGGCGACGTGGCGGGGATCGGCCCCGAGATCACGGCCAAGGCGCTGCTGCACCACCCCGAGGTCCGCGAGTACGCCAAGCCGGTCGTGGTCGGTGACGCCGACGCGCTGCGCAACGCCGTCGCCGCCGTCGGCGGGGACCCGGAGGCGGTCAACACCGTCGCCTCCCCGGCCGAGGCCGCCGACGAGCCCGGCGTGATCGACGTCGTGCAGACCGGCCCCTCGCTGGGCCACGTCCCCCCGGGCGAGCTGAGCGCGGAGGCGGGCGACGGGGCGGCCCGGTTCGTCATCGCCGCCGTGGACCTGGCCAAGCGCGGCCTGGTGGAGGGCATCGTCACCCCGCCGCTGAACAAGGCCGCGATGCACCTGGGCGGCCACGCCTGGCCCGGGCACACCGAGCTGCTCGCGCACGAGTTCGGGGTGAAGGACTACAGCCTGGTGCTGTCGGCGGACGAGCTGTCCTTCTTCCACCTGACCACGCACGTGTCGCTGCGCCAGGCCATCGAGGGCGTCACCCAGGAGCGCACCCTCCAGGTGCTGCGCCTGATGAGCGCCTTCGCCCGCGCCCAGGGCAGCCCGGACGAGCCCATCGGGGTGGCGGGCCTGAACCCGCACGCGGGCGAGAACCGCCTGTTCGGCGACGAGGACGCCGACGTCCTGGCGCCCGCGATCGCCCGCGCCCGCGAGGAGGGCATCAACGCCCACGGCCCGCTCCCGGCCGACGCCCTGATCCCGGCGGCGGTCAAGGGCAAGTGGAAGCTGGTCGCGGTCTGCTACCACGACCAGGGGCACGCGCCCTTCAAGGCGGTCTACGGGGACGACGGGGTCAACATCACCGCGGGCCTGCCGGTGGTGCGCGTCTCGGTCGACCACGGCACGGCCTTCGACATCGCGGGCCGGGGCATCGCCCGCGAGGCCAGCCTCGTGCTGGCGATCCGCCGCGCGGCCGAGCTGGCCCCCGGCTGGGGCCACGTCTGGCAGGCCACCCGCTCCGAGGGGTAG
- a CDS encoding GntR family transcriptional regulator: protein MIRMPVDRTDPRPLHAQIAGALRAEIRDRSIAPGDTLPSEAALRERFGVSRSVVRQALATLEDEGAVRRTRGRAAVAAVPTEHHRFVQRVTGLFDQFSADGLRLSTAVLSLEATRSGVPSATRHLGTRELLRLERMRSLDGDPLSYVRTWLPAERFAALDAAMLRDASLHRLMEERFAAVPTSGRRQIRAVPADPRIARELGVAADAPLLLLEGGTFDQQGAPLEWFESWHRSDRVVFDIEAEGAADQVRIAPDPSLTASRPEAPAGAAREPGLDRAVRLAEELRAELDRLRREG, encoded by the coding sequence ATGATCCGCATGCCCGTGGACCGCACCGACCCCCGACCGCTGCACGCGCAGATCGCCGGAGCGCTGCGCGCGGAGATCCGCGACCGCTCGATCGCCCCCGGCGACACCCTGCCCAGCGAGGCGGCCCTGCGCGAGCGGTTCGGGGTCTCGCGCAGCGTCGTGCGCCAGGCGCTGGCCACGCTGGAGGACGAGGGCGCGGTCCGCCGGACCCGGGGGCGCGCGGCGGTCGCCGCCGTGCCCACCGAGCACCACCGGTTCGTGCAGCGCGTGACCGGGCTGTTCGACCAGTTCTCCGCCGACGGCCTGCGCCTGTCCACCGCCGTGCTGTCCCTGGAGGCCACCCGTTCGGGCGTGCCCTCCGCGACGCGCCACCTGGGCACGCGCGAGCTGCTGCGCCTGGAGCGGATGCGCTCCCTGGACGGCGACCCCCTGTCCTACGTGCGCACCTGGCTGCCCGCCGAGCGCTTCGCCGCGCTGGACGCCGCGATGCTGCGCGACGCCTCCCTGCACCGGTTGATGGAGGAGCGCTTCGCGGCGGTGCCCACGAGCGGGCGCAGGCAGATCCGCGCCGTGCCCGCCGACCCGCGCATCGCCCGGGAGCTGGGCGTGGCCGCCGACGCGCCGCTGCTGCTGCTGGAGGGCGGGACCTTCGACCAGCAGGGCGCGCCCCTGGAGTGGTTCGAGAGCTGGCACCGCTCCGACCGGGTGGTCTTCGACATCGAGGCCGAGGGCGCCGCCGACCAGGTGCGCATCGCCCCGGACCCGTCGCTGACCGCCTCCCGGCCCGAGGCCCCGGCGGGCGCGGCCCGCGAACCGGGCCTGGACCGTGCCGTGCGGCTGGCCGAGGAGCTGCGCGCCGAACTGGACCGCCTGCGCCGGGAGGGCTGA
- a CDS encoding lactococcin 972 family bacteriocin, whose translation MPHTLRRAAATLALAAGLTAGTAGVAAAAVSYVGGGTWYHGLTSSVVYSDYFHGTRCHGSTAVGRYTVTSAAYLPGYTSRASAPRALSNNESYWRHCG comes from the coding sequence ATGCCCCACACCCTCAGGCGGGCGGCCGCGACCCTGGCGCTCGCCGCCGGGCTCACCGCCGGAACCGCGGGCGTCGCCGCGGCCGCCGTCAGCTACGTCGGCGGCGGGACGTGGTACCACGGGCTCACCTCCTCGGTCGTGTACTCCGACTACTTCCACGGGACGCGCTGCCACGGCTCCACGGCGGTGGGCAGGTACACCGTCACCTCCGCCGCGTACCTGCCGGGGTACACCTCCCGGGCGTCGGCCCCCCGCGCCCTGTCCAACAACGAGAGCTACTGGCGGCACTGCGGGTAG
- a CDS encoding ABC transporter ATP-binding protein: protein MITVEKLTKSFGSRVLWRDLELTVEAGRMLALVGASGSGKTTLLNCMGLLERPSAGRILFEGTDITRLGPGGQRRFRADRLGYLFQNYALVESVSVRANLDIVKRYGTRSRQAAALERVGLAGREQEKVHRLSGGEQQRVALARVLVKQPSLVLADEPTGALDHDNGAMVVEVLRQLSREGCAVVIATHDDAVRDACDAAFDVGAGREADATGGR from the coding sequence ATGATCACCGTCGAGAAGCTCACCAAGTCCTTCGGCTCCCGCGTGCTGTGGCGGGACCTGGAGCTGACCGTGGAGGCCGGGCGGATGCTGGCCCTGGTGGGCGCCAGCGGCTCGGGAAAGACCACCCTGCTCAACTGCATGGGGCTGCTGGAGAGGCCCAGCGCGGGCCGGATCCTCTTCGAGGGCACCGACATCACCCGTCTGGGGCCGGGCGGGCAGCGGCGCTTCCGCGCCGACAGGCTCGGCTACCTGTTCCAGAACTACGCCCTGGTGGAGAGCGTGTCCGTCCGGGCCAACCTCGACATCGTCAAGCGGTACGGCACCAGGTCGCGCCAGGCCGCGGCGCTGGAGCGGGTGGGCCTGGCGGGACGGGAGCAGGAGAAGGTGCACCGGTTGTCCGGCGGTGAGCAGCAGCGCGTGGCGCTGGCCCGCGTGCTGGTCAAGCAGCCCTCCCTGGTGCTGGCCGACGAGCCCACCGGCGCCCTGGACCACGACAACGGCGCGATGGTCGTGGAGGTGCTGCGCCAGCTGAGCCGGGAGGGCTGCGCGGTGGTGATCGCCACGCACGACGACGCCGTCCGGGACGCGTGCGACGCCGCCTTCGACGTGGGCGCGGGGCGGGAAGCGGACGCGACCGGCGGCCGGTAG